GACCAGATGGAGTACCCCATGATGGTGAACGACAACCCCACCGAAACCCGCGAGGACGCCATCACCCTCACCGACCACGAAATCTTCCACACGATGTTTCCCTTCTACATGGGCATCAACGAAACGAAGTACGGCTGGATGGACGAGGGCTGGGCCACCATCGGCGAATGGCTGATTTCGAGCCTCATCGACCCCAAGCTCGACGACGACTACGGCGTGGCCCGCTACGCCAGCAGCGCCGCTACCGAAAATGACGCGCCGGTGGTCACGCTCAGCACCCAGCAGACCGGGATGCCGTTTTTCCTCAACTCCTACCCCAAGCCCGGCATGGGCTATTTGTACGTGAAGGACCTGCTCGGCGACGAGCTGTTTACGCAGGCCTTGCACACCTACATCCGCCAGTGGAACGGCAAGCACCCCATGCCCTACGACTTCTTCAACAGCATGAACGCCGGGGCGGGCCGCAACCTGAACTGGTTCTGGCAGCGCTGGTTTTTCGACGCCGGCTACCCCGACCTCGCCATCGCCGGCGTGACTAAAACCGCCACCGGCTACGATGTCCAGGTGCAAGCCAAAGGCAGCAAGCCTGTCCCCGTCGACCTCACCGTCACCTTCGCCGACAACACGACCCAAAAATTCCACCGCACCATCAGCGTCTGGGAAACGGGCGCCACGTCGGTCACCGTGCCCGTAGCCACCAAGCAACCCGTGACGCGCGTGACGCTGGGCAGCACGTTGGTGCCGGACAGCTACCCGAAGGATAATGTGTGGGAAGGGAAATAGCCGAAATTTTAAAAATCATGGAAATAACCACTAACTCTGGACGAGCCGAAATTAATGGCTTACCAAACCACTGTCCTTTTTGCCATTATTTGATTCGACCCATTCCTCTCTATGGGTTGAATATTGGACAAAATCAACAACTGGATGTGTTCATGGCATGCCCTAATTCAATATGCAAAAAAGGGTTTATTGCATATTATAACTACAATTACATTAATAACGATTACAACTATTCGGGAGGTATGACTTCAGGAAACATTATCCGAAAAGAAATCCCTACTTCTGTTTCGGGTATTTCTACTCAATTTGGTGTAATCTATAATCAAGCGTTTGCAGCAGAGCAGCAATCCTTATTTGAAATCTGTGGCGTTGGTTATAGGAAAGCACTTGAGTTTCTTATAAAGGATTACGCAATCGAAAAAGAGCCATCTAAACAAGAAACAATAGAGAAAAAAGCTCTTATGGCCTGCATTAATGAGTACGTGAATGATACTCGAATTAAGTTGGTAGCAACACGTGCAGTTTGGCTTGGCAACGATGAGACACATTATGTCAGGAAATGGGAAGGCAAAAACCTAGACGACCTGAAAAGACTGATAGACTTGACAATGCACTGGATTGAAATGGAGAAATTGACAGAAGGATTTGGAGTTGATATGCCAGAGAGCAAAAAATAATAGAACCTTTCCGTTTCAACAGCTTAAATTTGCCCGCAGTGATGGGTCGCCCCACCGCGGCGCTTTCGGGCGACGAGGAAAGTCCGGGCAACGCAGAGCACCTTGCTTCCTAACGGGAAGGACTGGCGCAAGCCAGGACAGCGAGTGCCACAGAAAATTACCGCCTACGTCGCCCTCGGGCGGCCGGTAAGGGTGAAAAGGTGCGGTAAGAGCGCACCAGCGGGCGGGTAACCGTCCCGGCTGGGTAAACCTCAGGGGTTGAAAGACCAAATAAGCTGGTACGCCGGCTTCTTCGGAAGCATCGGCACCGGGCGGCTCGTCCGGCGCCAGCGGGTAGGTTGATGGAGCCTTTCCGCGAGGACTGGCCTAGATAAATGGTGGGGCAGCTGCCTCGGCAGCGGACAGAACCCGGCTTACAGACCCATCACCCCACAACAAAAAAGGCCACTCCCGCACGGAAGTGGCCTTTTTTGCTATCCAAGCAGTAAGCAGTAAATAGGAACGTCATGCTGAGCGCAGTCGAAGCATCTCTACCACGCAACGTAATCAGTTACTACTGAGGTAGAGATGCTTCGACTGCGCTCAGCATGACGGGCAAGAGCTCAATTTTCCTATTTTTTATTATTGGCCCGAATGGCCTTCACCTCGGTTGCGCTCACGGCGCTGGCTTTGTTGCCGAAGGAATTGCGCACGTAGGTGAGCACGGCCGCAATCTGGGCATCGGTGAGCGACTCCTGGGCGGGCATCACGTTGTTGTAGGGCTCGCCGTTGATGTCGACGCCCTGCAGGCCGTTGAGCAGCACCTTGGTGAGGCGGGTTTTGTCGCCCAGCACGTAGTCGGTCTTGGCCAGCGGCGGGTTCAGGCCGTCCACGCCCAGACCGTCGGCCTGGTGGCAGCTCAGGCAATTTTGCACGTAAACCGATTTGCCTTGCGCCAGCACGGCGGCGGGCACGCCCACGGCTTTTTTGGCGGGCGCTTTCACGGGTGGTTTCTTTTGGGCGGCGGCAGGACCGGCCGACAGGGCCAGCAGCGACAGCATCACGAATAGCTTCTTCACGAGCGGGCTTAGTTCTTGTTATACACGATGCGGAAAATGGTGCCAGCCTTGTCGTCGCTCACATAGAGCGACCCATCGGGCCCCTGGGCTAGGCCGCAGGGCTTGTGGTCGGCGCGGCCAGCGGCCACCTTTTCGGGCGAGCCGGCGAAGTTATCGGCAAAAATCTCCCACGGGCCGCTCGGCTTGCCGTTTTTAAAGGGTTGAAACGCCACGTAAAAGCCCTTCTGAGGCTCAGGGGCCCGGTTCCAGGAGCCGTGGAATGCGATGAAGGCCCCGTTGCGGTACTTCTCCGGAAACATGGTGCCGGTGTAAAAGAGCAGGGCATTGGGGGCCGTGTGGGCCGGGAAGGCCGCAGCGGGCTCCAGGTACTTGGGGTCGGCTTCCTTTTTGCCGTCGCCGCCGTACTCCGGGGCCAGCATTTTCTTTTTCTTGATGGGGTCGTAGTAGAGGTAAGGCCAGCCGGCATTGGCACCTTTCGTGAGGCCGTACAGGCACTCGGCGGGCAGCTCAGCCGATTGCTTGGTGTCGTACATCTCGGGGAAGATGTCGTGCAGCTGGTCGCGGCCGTGCTGCATCACAAAGAGTTGGTTGGCCTGGGCGTTCCAATCGAGGCCCACCACGTTGCGCAGGCCCGTGGCGAAGCGCGAGCCGCTGCCGTAGCCCTGGTTCAGCTTGTCGGCCCGAAACTGCCAGATGCCGCCCGCCGAATCCAGAATCGGGCAGTTTTGCTGGCCCAGCGAGCCTTTCTGCCGGTCTTTGATTTGACAGGAGTTGGAGTAGGCGCCGATGTTGACGTAGAGGTTGCCGGCATTGTCGAGGGCAATGGACTTGCTCTCGTGCTGGCGGCGGTTGATGAGGCCACTCACTATTTTTTCGGGCTGCGTGGGGTTAGTCACCTCCCCTTTCGCATCCAGCTTGTAGCGGTACACGTCCTCATCCGACGAGGCGTAGAGGTAGCCGTCTTTCACGGCGATGCCAGTGCCGCCGTAGCTCCCGAAACCATCCGTGACGGTGGCCTTGCCGGTGGCCGCCGGCTTCAGCTCCAGAATTC
This DNA window, taken from Hymenobacter sp. 5317J-9, encodes the following:
- a CDS encoding DUF4145 domain-containing protein; this translates as MEITTNSGRAEINGLPNHCPFCHYLIRPIPLYGLNIGQNQQLDVFMACPNSICKKGFIAYYNYNYINNDYNYSGGMTSGNIIRKEIPTSVSGISTQFGVIYNQAFAAEQQSLFEICGVGYRKALEFLIKDYAIEKEPSKQETIEKKALMACINEYVNDTRIKLVATRAVWLGNDETHYVRKWEGKNLDDLKRLIDLTMHWIEMEKLTEGFGVDMPESKK
- a CDS encoding PQQ-dependent sugar dehydrogenase; the protein is MNNNFTRPLLLTAALASSFGLYSLASRPTVAPDPNNAGLKLPSGFGALVVAETGGRARHLAVTPQGNIYVKLNRPKDGKGILELKPAATGKATVTDGFGSYGGTGIAVKDGYLYASSDEDVYRYKLDAKGEVTNPTQPEKIVSGLINRRQHESKSIALDNAGNLYVNIGAYSNSCQIKDRQKGSLGQQNCPILDSAGGIWQFRADKLNQGYGSGSRFATGLRNVVGLDWNAQANQLFVMQHGRDQLHDIFPEMYDTKQSAELPAECLYGLTKGANAGWPYLYYDPIKKKKMLAPEYGGDGKKEADPKYLEPAAAFPAHTAPNALLFYTGTMFPEKYRNGAFIAFHGSWNRAPEPQKGFYVAFQPFKNGKPSGPWEIFADNFAGSPEKVAAGRADHKPCGLAQGPDGSLYVSDDKAGTIFRIVYNKN
- a CDS encoding cytochrome c encodes the protein MKKLFVMLSLLALSAGPAAAQKKPPVKAPAKKAVGVPAAVLAQGKSVYVQNCLSCHQADGLGVDGLNPPLAKTDYVLGDKTRLTKVLLNGLQGVDINGEPYNNVMPAQESLTDAQIAAVLTYVRNSFGNKASAVSATEVKAIRANNKK